The following proteins come from a genomic window of Achromobacter deleyi:
- a CDS encoding MetQ/NlpA family ABC transporter substrate-binding protein, producing the protein MSIKVLKSLAAFALGAAVFAQPALAQDKPLKVGVTAGPHAQIFDVVKQEAAKQGLNIQVIEFTDYVQPNVALAAGDLDVNSYQHQPYLDNANADRGYKLVSIAKTVIFPIGIYSKKIKSLADLKDGARIALPNDPTNGGRALLLLQANGLIKLRPEAGLKATPIDVIENPKKLRFIELDAAQLPRSLDDTDASAVNTNFALEAGLNPATDAIAQESPNSPYANVLVVREKDKDRPEFAKLVSIYHSPAVKQFIETKFKGAVVAAW; encoded by the coding sequence ATGAGCATCAAGGTTTTGAAGTCGCTGGCCGCGTTCGCCCTCGGCGCCGCCGTATTCGCCCAGCCCGCGCTGGCCCAGGACAAGCCGCTGAAGGTCGGCGTCACGGCCGGCCCGCACGCCCAGATCTTCGACGTGGTCAAGCAGGAAGCCGCCAAGCAGGGCCTGAACATCCAGGTGATCGAGTTCACCGACTACGTGCAGCCCAACGTCGCGCTGGCTGCGGGCGACCTGGACGTCAACAGCTACCAGCACCAGCCGTACCTGGACAACGCCAACGCCGACCGCGGCTACAAGCTGGTCAGCATCGCCAAGACCGTGATCTTCCCGATCGGCATCTACAGCAAGAAGATCAAGTCGCTGGCCGACCTGAAGGACGGCGCCCGCATCGCGCTGCCCAACGATCCCACCAACGGCGGCCGCGCGCTGTTGCTGCTGCAGGCCAACGGCCTGATCAAGCTGCGTCCGGAAGCCGGTCTGAAGGCCACCCCGATCGACGTCATCGAGAACCCGAAGAAGCTGCGCTTCATCGAACTGGACGCCGCCCAGCTGCCGCGTTCGCTGGACGACACCGACGCTTCGGCCGTGAACACCAACTTCGCGCTGGAAGCGGGCCTGAACCCGGCCACCGACGCCATCGCCCAGGAATCGCCCAACTCGCCGTACGCCAACGTGCTGGTGGTGCGTGAAAAGGACAAGGACCGTCCCGAGTTCGCCAAGCTGGTCAGCATCTATCACAGCCCGGCCGTGAAGCAGTTCATCGAGACCAAGTTCAAGGGCGCGGTGGTGGCCGCCTGGTAA
- a CDS encoding TolC family protein, translating into MSGHPLARGAMQELGAARVDVDAARRRWWPSASLVMESHSTSVNAPASRGAQLEQTLWDGGQINANIDRARADVDKSEARVAWQRQQLALQVIGAWQSLISARDRIAISQSTMTRLRGYEAQMRRRVAAEASPAVDIELALSRLRQTEVDLTTARSALRLAAQRIEQLSGVPGLDQSADRLAAWPDAQSVKAASVGLLSRDIGAQAWDSAAVKMAQGDVAAMRAQLDAKRAQRWPTAYVRVNRPLGDAYPGAGTDRGTSVFVGVRYTPGAGFSTGVEADALRERVSAAAMAVDAAWLEQREAMLGDIDQIAAAENQLAALQSAVTGSQHVLDSYSRQFTAGRKTWIDLLNAVRELAQNQYARADSQAALAAAVYRLQVRLGATELAP; encoded by the coding sequence ATGAGCGGCCATCCGCTGGCGCGGGGCGCGATGCAGGAGCTGGGCGCCGCCAGGGTCGATGTCGATGCCGCCCGGCGCCGCTGGTGGCCCTCGGCGTCCCTGGTCATGGAATCGCATTCGACGTCCGTCAACGCGCCCGCCTCGCGCGGCGCCCAGCTCGAGCAGACGCTGTGGGATGGCGGGCAGATCAATGCCAACATCGACCGGGCGCGCGCCGACGTGGACAAGAGCGAGGCGCGGGTCGCCTGGCAGCGCCAGCAACTGGCGCTGCAGGTCATCGGCGCCTGGCAGTCCCTGATCAGTGCGCGCGACAGGATCGCCATTTCCCAGTCAACCATGACGCGTTTGCGTGGCTACGAGGCGCAGATGCGCCGCCGGGTGGCGGCCGAGGCTTCGCCGGCCGTCGACATCGAATTGGCGCTGTCGCGCCTGCGGCAGACCGAGGTTGACCTGACAACGGCCCGTTCCGCCCTGCGGCTGGCCGCGCAACGGATCGAGCAGTTGTCGGGGGTGCCCGGGCTGGACCAGTCGGCCGACAGGCTGGCCGCATGGCCCGATGCGCAATCGGTCAAGGCGGCCTCGGTCGGCTTGCTGTCGCGGGACATTGGCGCCCAGGCCTGGGATAGCGCGGCCGTGAAGATGGCCCAGGGAGATGTCGCCGCCATGCGGGCCCAGCTCGACGCCAAGCGGGCGCAGCGTTGGCCGACGGCCTACGTGCGGGTCAACAGGCCACTGGGAGACGCCTACCCCGGCGCCGGCACCGACCGCGGCACCTCGGTGTTCGTGGGCGTGCGCTACACGCCGGGCGCGGGGTTCTCGACCGGTGTCGAGGCCGACGCGTTGCGCGAGCGGGTGTCGGCTGCGGCCATGGCCGTGGATGCGGCCTGGCTCGAACAGCGCGAGGCGATGCTGGGCGACATCGACCAGATCGCGGCGGCCGAGAATCAGCTGGCGGCGCTGCAAAGCGCGGTCACCGGTTCGCAACACGTGCTCGACTCCTATTCCCGGCAGTTCACCGCCGGGCGCAAGACCTGGATCGACCTGCTGAATGCCGTCCGGGAACTGGCGCAGAACCAATATGCCCGGGCCGACTCGCAGGCCGCCCTGGCCGCGGCCGTCTACCGCCTGCAGGTACGGCTGGGCGCGACGGAGCTGGCGCCGTGA
- a CDS encoding methionine ABC transporter ATP-binding protein — protein MIQIENLSKTYATPHGQFQALRGINLHIQQGEVFGIIGPSGAGKSTLVQCINLLERPNEGSIAIGGQALTGLNEAQLRAQRRRIGMVFQGFNLLSRRTVYGNVALPLEIAGVAKSEIPARVERLLALVGLEHLRDRYPSQISGGQKQRVGIARALANNPDVLLSDEATSALDPETTHNILALLRDINRKTGVTVVMITHQMEVVREVCDRVAVLSQGEVVEMGSTREVFAQPRHEVTRAMVSAATASDLTDATLAAVKQRIETLAAAKPGQAVRLLRLSLTGTDASGSFLSDLSTQYSLDVGLVQARVEDIQGVAVGTMFVLAQGAPAAVKDAIAALTARDITVEEIAHEPATDRPAYYVAA, from the coding sequence ATGATTCAGATCGAGAACCTATCCAAGACCTACGCCACGCCGCACGGCCAGTTCCAGGCGCTGCGTGGCATCAACCTGCACATCCAGCAGGGCGAGGTCTTCGGCATCATCGGCCCCAGCGGGGCCGGTAAAAGCACGCTGGTCCAGTGCATCAACCTGCTGGAGCGTCCCAACGAGGGCTCCATCGCCATTGGCGGCCAGGCGCTGACCGGCTTGAACGAGGCGCAACTGCGCGCCCAGCGCCGCCGCATCGGCATGGTGTTCCAGGGCTTCAACCTGCTGTCGCGCCGCACGGTGTACGGCAACGTGGCGCTGCCACTGGAAATCGCCGGCGTCGCCAAGAGCGAGATCCCGGCCCGCGTCGAGCGCCTGCTGGCGCTGGTGGGCCTGGAGCACCTGCGCGACCGTTATCCCAGCCAGATCAGTGGCGGCCAGAAGCAGCGCGTCGGCATCGCGCGCGCCCTGGCCAACAATCCGGACGTGCTGCTCAGCGACGAAGCCACGTCCGCGCTCGATCCCGAGACCACCCACAACATCCTGGCGCTGCTGCGCGACATCAACCGCAAGACCGGCGTCACCGTGGTCATGATCACGCACCAGATGGAAGTGGTGCGCGAGGTCTGCGACCGCGTGGCCGTGCTGTCGCAGGGCGAAGTGGTCGAGATGGGCAGCACGCGCGAAGTGTTCGCGCAGCCGCGCCACGAAGTGACCCGCGCCATGGTGTCGGCCGCGACCGCGTCGGACCTGACCGACGCCACGCTGGCCGCCGTCAAGCAGCGCATCGAGACGCTGGCCGCCGCCAAGCCGGGCCAGGCCGTGCGCCTGCTGCGCCTGTCGCTGACCGGCACCGACGCGTCGGGCTCGTTCCTGTCCGACCTGTCGACGCAGTATTCGCTGGACGTCGGCCTGGTGCAGGCGCGCGTCGAAGACATCCAGGGCGTGGCCGTCGGCACGATGTTCGTGCTGGCCCAAGGCGCGCCCGCCGCGGTCAAGGACGCCATCGCCGCGTTGACCGCCCGTGACATCACCGTTGAAGAAATTGCTCATGAGCCCGCAACTGATCGACCTGCTTATTACGTCGCTGCTTGA
- a CDS encoding glycoside hydrolase family 31 protein, with protein MPPKFDFAHTTQLDTIELLTSRPSRIDFDAGDGLHLVVEAHAPGVFRLRCGEANHLTDDKPGARARAVAEMLLARQEAVGEAAIAPREGGDGWRVTQGDVALELQSNPVRFALYRNEERVFESEVSAHTPAFGHNALDQADDAVWTAGFTLLPDERVYGLGETPGDLNRREESVVSDDPEHRALPLAWSPRGWGLYVNTMRRVEHAVGTAPADSAYVVSVDDVVLDVFLFAGEPAEILNQYTALTGRAGQPVLWAMGAWLQQASGEMPTQTVALLGRMRENQIPVDAVTLAQPAAWGFQADKTVFEWDAQRFPDAKQMLALFHKHNVHVAASGFPGVIKTSPLFEELEDRGWLLTREDGSAQVFDGIAATSGQPYGLLDLTYRDIYNLWVERHRQLVEDGLDAPACDAQIAIPDGVTARNGETGPALRSMYPLLVRRALFDAVAGLKVPPEGVVPSTDLFPAAQRLPWQVGPQVDNTWDGLRHTLRTALSIGASGLPVQVHGIGTGSRGTADMTPELYLRWLTAGVFSANFSFQGVNGLLPWDFGDETLAQVKTWMQWRYRLVPYVLGAIEDAARTGLPVQRSMALSFPNDPHAHEWDLQYLLGPALLVAPITAPGKQVRVYLPKGEAWWDLNTGHRYEGGTTWTIDCDHGQFPVFGREGHMLCLGPAAQHTGEFNSARILDEVWMFGMPVHNPVVMRNKIRVMQMQGSSYIKGLEGLRISPSEGLEVKRRGAEVRISRAR; from the coding sequence GCATGCGCCTGGTGTGTTTCGCCTGCGCTGCGGCGAGGCGAACCACCTTACCGATGACAAGCCCGGCGCGCGTGCGCGCGCCGTGGCCGAGATGCTGCTCGCGCGCCAGGAGGCGGTGGGCGAGGCCGCCATCGCCCCGCGCGAAGGTGGGGACGGTTGGCGCGTCACTCAGGGCGATGTGGCCCTGGAGCTCCAATCCAACCCGGTGCGCTTTGCGCTCTACCGCAATGAAGAGCGGGTGTTCGAGTCCGAGGTTTCCGCGCATACGCCCGCATTCGGGCACAACGCGCTGGACCAGGCCGACGACGCGGTCTGGACGGCAGGCTTCACCCTGCTGCCGGACGAGCGCGTGTACGGCCTGGGCGAAACCCCGGGCGACCTGAACCGCCGCGAAGAATCCGTGGTCTCCGACGATCCCGAGCATCGCGCCCTGCCGCTGGCATGGAGCCCGCGCGGCTGGGGGCTGTACGTCAACACGATGCGCCGCGTCGAGCACGCGGTCGGCACGGCGCCGGCCGATTCGGCCTACGTCGTCAGTGTCGACGACGTGGTGCTGGACGTGTTCCTGTTTGCCGGCGAGCCCGCCGAAATCCTCAATCAGTACACCGCGTTGACCGGCCGCGCCGGCCAGCCCGTGCTGTGGGCGATGGGCGCGTGGCTGCAGCAGGCCAGCGGCGAAATGCCGACGCAGACCGTGGCCCTGCTGGGCCGCATGCGCGAGAACCAGATCCCGGTCGACGCCGTGACCCTGGCGCAGCCGGCGGCCTGGGGCTTCCAGGCCGACAAGACCGTTTTCGAATGGGACGCCCAGCGCTTCCCCGACGCCAAGCAGATGCTGGCGCTGTTCCACAAGCACAACGTGCATGTGGCGGCGTCCGGCTTTCCCGGCGTCATCAAGACCAGCCCGCTGTTCGAGGAACTCGAAGACCGCGGCTGGCTGCTGACGCGTGAAGACGGCTCGGCGCAGGTGTTCGACGGCATCGCGGCCACCTCCGGCCAGCCCTACGGCCTGCTGGACCTGACCTATCGCGACATCTACAACCTGTGGGTCGAGCGCCATCGCCAACTGGTCGAGGACGGCCTGGACGCGCCGGCCTGCGACGCCCAGATCGCCATTCCCGACGGTGTCACCGCCCGCAATGGCGAGACCGGCCCGGCGCTGCGCAGCATGTATCCGCTGCTGGTGCGCCGCGCGCTGTTCGACGCCGTCGCCGGTCTGAAGGTGCCGCCCGAAGGCGTGGTGCCCAGCACCGACCTGTTCCCCGCCGCGCAGCGCCTGCCGTGGCAGGTGGGGCCGCAGGTCGACAACACCTGGGACGGCCTGCGCCATACCCTGCGCACCGCGCTGTCGATCGGCGCCTCGGGCCTGCCGGTCCAGGTGCACGGCATCGGCACCGGTTCGCGCGGCACCGCCGACATGACGCCCGAGCTGTACCTGCGCTGGCTGACCGCCGGCGTGTTCTCGGCGAACTTCTCGTTCCAGGGCGTGAACGGCCTGCTGCCGTGGGACTTCGGCGACGAGACGCTGGCCCAGGTCAAGACCTGGATGCAATGGCGCTATCGCCTGGTGCCCTATGTGCTGGGCGCCATCGAGGATGCCGCGCGCACCGGCCTGCCGGTGCAGCGCTCCATGGCGCTGTCGTTCCCGAACGATCCGCATGCCCACGAATGGGATCTGCAATACCTGCTGGGCCCGGCCCTGCTGGTGGCGCCGATCACAGCGCCGGGCAAGCAGGTGCGGGTGTACCTGCCCAAGGGCGAAGCCTGGTGGGACCTGAACACCGGCCACCGCTACGAAGGCGGCACCACCTGGACCATCGACTGCGACCACGGCCAGTTCCCGGTATTCGGCCGCGAAGGGCACATGCTCTGTCTCGGCCCGGCGGCGCAGCACACGGGCGAATTCAATTCGGCCCGCATCCTCGACGAAGTCTGGATGTTCGGCATGCCTGTGCACAACCCGGTGGTCATGCGCAACAAGATCCGCGTCATGCAGATGCAGGGCTCCAGCTACATCAAGGGGCTGGAAGGCCTGCGCATTTCGCCGTCGGAAGGCCTGGAGGTCAAGCGCCGCGGCGCCGAGGTCCGTATCTCCCGCGCTCGTTGA
- a CDS encoding ATP-binding cassette domain-containing protein: protein MSAAPEMESLESLAWALSRLATLQGSALDPLQLRSALRQCAGTSHPAEQLDLLCRQLGVGAPQGLRRPDPAHLPLLCHLPGGQWGLVTDLAPTGDWMVECGGASVAVKGATLDGRCMRVQLAEGPAGSPAASGHPVEPAPAVTFRSRRNAAIGPYRAALIEACVGSVMVGLLALATSMFSMQVYDRVIPTRGEYTLFVLATGVFISVLIELVVKIARARVMDHVVVGVDGMLSRDIFHRLMSLRIDQVPASVGSLASQIRGYEQVRAFYTASSLFALVDLPMALVFVAIVMALATSAVGLVLLGFAVVALLVGLSSQRRVARQAREGAAYANLKTGLLVEAVEGAETIKAGAGGWRFLSRWLDVSARTIANDLKMRHLSENVGYLGASLQQLSYASLIVVGALTVMRGEMTTGGLIACSILSGRILNPILAVPGLMIQRAHARAAEDGLEKLYQLKTDNHGVRRPLVPERIEGRFVLEDVSFAYGDNPVALRVPRFCIQPGERIAVVGPIGSGKSTLLRVLTGMYVPQTGRVLLDDLDLSHISRLVLSRQIGYLQQDHRLFQGTLRENLLIGLPDPGDEDILRAMRRTGMDRIVAAHPKGLDRPIVEGGRGLSGGQRQLVAFTRLLLCRPRIILLDEPTASMDDDQERRCLGVLAEEAQAGATLVVVTHKPNVLPLVERVVVMIGNGIVRDGPRDAVLKDLEAARRDDDARAAAGATLSVAGGQA from the coding sequence GTGAGCGCTGCCCCCGAGATGGAATCGTTGGAATCGCTCGCCTGGGCATTGAGTCGGCTGGCCACATTGCAGGGCTCGGCGCTGGATCCACTGCAATTGCGGTCCGCCCTGCGCCAGTGCGCCGGTACGTCGCATCCCGCCGAGCAGCTGGATCTGTTGTGCCGACAGCTGGGGGTGGGCGCGCCGCAAGGATTGCGGCGCCCGGACCCCGCCCACCTGCCGCTGTTGTGCCACTTGCCAGGCGGCCAATGGGGCCTCGTGACCGACCTGGCGCCCACCGGCGACTGGATGGTCGAATGTGGCGGCGCGAGCGTGGCGGTCAAGGGCGCCACGCTCGATGGACGCTGCATGCGGGTGCAACTGGCCGAGGGCCCGGCGGGTTCACCGGCGGCCAGCGGGCACCCGGTCGAGCCCGCGCCGGCGGTGACGTTCCGCTCGCGCCGCAATGCGGCCATCGGGCCGTATCGGGCCGCGTTGATCGAGGCTTGCGTCGGATCGGTGATGGTCGGCCTGCTGGCGCTGGCCACCTCGATGTTCTCGATGCAGGTGTATGACCGTGTCATCCCCACGCGCGGCGAATACACCCTGTTCGTGCTGGCGACCGGGGTATTTATCAGTGTCCTGATCGAGCTCGTCGTCAAGATCGCCCGGGCCCGCGTCATGGACCACGTCGTGGTGGGCGTTGACGGCATGCTCTCGCGCGACATCTTCCATCGCCTGATGTCGTTGCGCATCGACCAGGTGCCGGCGTCGGTCGGTTCGCTGGCCTCGCAGATCCGCGGCTACGAACAGGTGCGCGCGTTCTACACCGCCTCTTCGTTGTTCGCCCTGGTCGATCTGCCGATGGCCCTGGTGTTCGTTGCGATCGTGATGGCGCTGGCAACATCGGCCGTCGGCCTGGTGCTGCTGGGGTTCGCGGTCGTCGCATTGCTTGTCGGGTTGTCGTCGCAGCGCCGGGTGGCGCGCCAGGCCAGGGAGGGCGCGGCCTACGCCAATCTCAAGACCGGCCTGCTGGTGGAGGCGGTCGAAGGGGCCGAGACCATCAAGGCGGGCGCGGGAGGGTGGCGCTTCCTGTCGCGCTGGCTCGATGTCAGCGCCCGCACCATCGCCAATGACCTGAAGATGCGCCACTTGAGCGAGAACGTGGGCTATCTGGGCGCCTCGCTCCAGCAACTCAGCTATGCCTCATTGATCGTCGTGGGCGCCTTGACAGTGATGCGCGGCGAAATGACCACAGGCGGCTTGATCGCCTGCTCCATCCTGAGTGGCCGCATCCTGAATCCGATCCTGGCGGTGCCGGGGTTGATGATCCAGCGCGCCCATGCGCGGGCCGCCGAAGACGGGCTGGAAAAGCTCTACCAGCTCAAGACCGACAACCATGGCGTGCGGCGGCCGCTGGTGCCGGAGCGGATCGAAGGGCGCTTCGTGCTCGAAGACGTGTCGTTCGCCTATGGCGACAATCCCGTGGCCTTGCGCGTGCCGCGCTTCTGCATCCAGCCCGGCGAGCGGATCGCCGTGGTCGGGCCCATCGGGTCGGGCAAGTCGACACTGTTGCGCGTGCTCACCGGCATGTACGTGCCGCAGACGGGGCGCGTGTTGCTGGACGACCTGGACCTGTCGCACATCAGCCGCCTGGTGCTGAGCCGCCAGATCGGCTACCTGCAGCAGGATCATCGCCTGTTCCAGGGAACCTTGCGCGAGAACCTGTTGATCGGACTTCCCGATCCTGGCGACGAAGACATCCTGCGCGCCATGCGCCGCACGGGCATGGATCGTATCGTGGCCGCGCATCCCAAGGGGTTGGACCGGCCCATTGTCGAGGGAGGACGCGGATTGAGCGGCGGCCAGCGGCAATTGGTGGCATTCACCCGCCTGCTGCTGTGCCGGCCGCGCATCATCCTGCTGGACGAGCCCACCGCCTCGATGGACGACGACCAGGAGCGCCGTTGCCTTGGCGTGCTGGCCGAGGAGGCGCAGGCCGGCGCGACGCTGGTGGTCGTGACGCACAAGCCCAATGTGCTGCCGCTGGTGGAACGCGTGGTGGTCATGATCGGCAATGGCATCGTCAGGGACGGGCCGCGCGATGCGGTCCTGAAAGACCTCGAGGCCGCGCGGCGCGACGACGATGCGCGGGCTGCAGCCGGGGCCACGCTGAGCGTCGCGGGAGGCCAGGCATGA
- a CDS encoding HlyD family type I secretion periplasmic adaptor subunit, with protein MSRLIIDPAGRDAGGALSQILPADGWDGLSLATPPRRARWCMRAMFAGLCALLAWAAVGKIDQVTRAPAQIIAAARTQVIQSPDGGIITQLHVSEGDVVRAGDVLATLQEERARAAVSDSNAKVAALRITLARLHAEVYGTPLEFPLDLRGYDDYMRNQRELYQKRRTAIEEDLAALGNMLALARQELSINRKLVATGDVSQAEILRLQRAVADIEAQMTSRRNKYFQDAQAEMTKAQEDLTSQTEQLRDRNQVLEQTRLTATADGIVNNIRVNTIGGVVRPGETVMEILPTGGDLLAEAKVSPADIAFVKVGQGANVRIDAYDSSIFGVMSGEVSYISPDVLQEETRQGPSHYYRVRILIREAEFKRHSSEQIRLRPGMTATVDIKARERTVLQYLAKPITKGLQQSLGER; from the coding sequence ATGAGCCGGCTGATCATCGATCCCGCCGGGCGGGACGCGGGCGGCGCGTTGTCGCAGATCCTGCCCGCGGACGGATGGGATGGGCTGTCGCTGGCGACGCCACCGCGCCGGGCGCGCTGGTGCATGCGCGCCATGTTCGCCGGCTTGTGCGCGTTGCTGGCCTGGGCCGCGGTCGGCAAGATCGACCAGGTCACCCGGGCGCCCGCCCAGATCATCGCCGCAGCCCGCACGCAGGTGATCCAGTCGCCCGACGGCGGCATCATCACCCAGCTGCACGTCAGCGAGGGCGACGTGGTGCGTGCCGGCGACGTCCTGGCGACGCTGCAGGAAGAGCGGGCGCGGGCCGCCGTTAGCGACAGCAACGCCAAGGTGGCGGCATTGCGGATCACGCTGGCGCGCCTGCATGCCGAGGTCTACGGCACCCCGCTTGAGTTTCCCCTCGATCTGCGCGGCTACGACGACTACATGCGCAACCAGCGCGAGCTGTACCAGAAGCGCCGCACCGCGATCGAAGAAGACCTGGCGGCGCTGGGCAACATGCTGGCCCTGGCGCGCCAGGAACTGTCGATCAATCGCAAGCTGGTGGCCACGGGCGATGTCAGCCAGGCGGAGATCCTGCGGCTGCAACGCGCCGTCGCCGACATCGAGGCGCAGATGACCAGCCGGCGCAACAAGTACTTCCAGGACGCGCAGGCGGAAATGACCAAGGCGCAGGAAGACCTGACCAGCCAGACCGAGCAGCTGCGTGACCGCAACCAGGTGCTGGAGCAGACCCGGCTGACCGCCACGGCGGATGGCATCGTCAACAACATCCGCGTCAACACGATAGGTGGCGTGGTGCGCCCGGGCGAAACGGTCATGGAAATCCTGCCGACCGGCGGCGACCTGCTGGCCGAGGCCAAGGTGAGCCCCGCCGACATCGCCTTCGTCAAGGTGGGCCAGGGCGCCAATGTGCGCATCGACGCCTATGACTCCTCCATCTTCGGCGTCATGTCGGGAGAGGTGAGCTACATCAGCCCCGACGTGCTGCAGGAAGAGACGCGCCAGGGGCCTTCGCATTACTACCGCGTGCGCATCCTGATCCGGGAAGCGGAGTTCAAGCGCCATTCGTCCGAACAGATCCGGCTGCGGCCGGGCATGACCGCCACCGTGGACATCAAGGCGCGCGAGCGCACGGTGCTCCAGTACCTCGCCAAGCCCATCACCAAGGGATTGCAGCAATCGCTGGGTGAACGCTGA
- a CDS encoding methionine ABC transporter permease — MSPQLIDLLITSLLDTLLMVGVASAIAVLVGIPLGVILTVTARGNMLENQPVNHALGAVINATRSVPFVILMVAIIPFTRLVAQTSIGTTAAIVPLSVAAIPFMARIAENAMREVDPGLITAARAMGASPMQIIMKVLLPEALPGLIAATIVTVVSLIGYSAMAGAIGGGGLGDLAIRYGYQRFQSDVMAAVVIVLIVLVQLIQSLGDRYVRRISHR; from the coding sequence ATGAGCCCGCAACTGATCGACCTGCTTATTACGTCGCTGCTTGACACCCTGCTGATGGTGGGCGTGGCCAGCGCCATCGCGGTGCTGGTCGGCATTCCGCTGGGCGTGATCCTGACCGTCACCGCGCGCGGCAACATGCTGGAGAACCAGCCCGTCAACCACGCGCTGGGCGCGGTCATCAACGCCACCCGTTCGGTGCCGTTCGTGATCCTGATGGTCGCCATCATTCCGTTCACGCGCCTGGTGGCGCAGACCTCGATCGGCACCACCGCCGCCATCGTGCCGCTGTCGGTGGCCGCGATTCCGTTCATGGCGCGCATCGCCGAGAACGCCATGCGCGAAGTCGATCCGGGCCTGATCACCGCCGCGCGCGCCATGGGCGCGTCGCCGATGCAGATCATCATGAAGGTGCTGCTGCCCGAGGCGCTGCCCGGCCTGATCGCCGCCACCATCGTCACCGTGGTCAGCCTGATCGGCTACTCGGCCATGGCCGGCGCCATCGGCGGCGGCGGCCTGGGCGACCTGGCGATCCGCTACGGCTACCAGCGCTTCCAGTCCGACGTGATGGCCGCCGTGGTCATCGTGCTGATCGTGCTGGTGCAACTGATCCAGAGCCTGGGCGACCGCTACGTGCGCCGCATCTCGCATCGTTGA